The Blastopirellula sediminis sequence TCGAACGGTTCAACCCGGCCTTCGTCGCCGCCGCTGAGTTGATCGATCGTCCCCGCTATATCGAAGCGGCTCGCACCAGCGGTTATTCGTTCCGCTCGGTCGACATCGGCGTGACGCTCGACCTGATGATTCACGATATCGACCTCGTCTTGTCGCTGGTCGGCAGTAGCGTCGTCAATGTCGATGCGATTGGCGCTTCGGTCTTTGGTCCGCACGAAGATATGGTCCAGGCCCGGCTGACGTTTGAAAACGGCTGCGTCGCCAACCTGACCGCCTCGCGCAGCAGCTTTCAGCCGCGCCGCGAAATGAAGGTCTTCCATGCCGGCGGCTTCGTCCAGATCGACATGGGAAGCCGCAAGTTGCAGTCGATCCAGCCTGATCCGCGCCTCGCGGCCGGCGAACTTGACGTCCATACGCTTCCGCAAGCCGAAAAAGACCACATCCGTCAGCATCTGTTCGAGTCGCTGTTGCCGCTCGAAGAAGTCGAACTGCCGCCGACCAACGCGATCGCCGACGAACAAGCCGACTTTGTCCGCGCCATCGAAACCGGCAGCAAACCACGCGTCGACGGCTTTGCCGGCCGTGACGCGGTGATCGTCGCCGAAATGGTCGCCAAATGCGTCGAGCGCCACGTCTGGCACGAAGCCGGCCGCAGCCTCCGCGGCCCCCACTTCACCGCGATGCCGCAACTGGCCCCGCAAACCCGCGAAGCCGCGTAGGGAAAAAGCGGAGAGTTGAGAGCGATAGGGACGAGCTGGCGCCATGCTCTTGCGGCGTCTTCGCCGGATGAGCATGTCTT is a genomic window containing:
- a CDS encoding Gfo/Idh/MocA family oxidoreductase — encoded protein: MASRRLAVIGAGHLGKIHARLAKQTAGLELVAIVDPIAAAREAAAAENGVPAYASHREISGEFDAAIIATPTQYHFGVAAELLADGVDLLVEKPITLSITDADQLLALAKVHGRVLQVGHVERFNPAFVAAAELIDRPRYIEAARTSGYSFRSVDIGVTLDLMIHDIDLVLSLVGSSVVNVDAIGASVFGPHEDMVQARLTFENGCVANLTASRSSFQPRREMKVFHAGGFVQIDMGSRKLQSIQPDPRLAAGELDVHTLPQAEKDHIRQHLFESLLPLEEVELPPTNAIADEQADFVRAIETGSKPRVDGFAGRDAVIVAEMVAKCVERHVWHEAGRSLRGPHFTAMPQLAPQTREAA